One window of the Nocardia huaxiensis genome contains the following:
- a CDS encoding helix-turn-helix domain-containing protein: MADFAARLNKLFETVHPPGRKPHTNAEVAAALTASGHPISKPYLSQLRSGQRTNPSDETVAALAKFFKVKPDYFFNDIYAAKIDHDLELLSQLQGYGLRRLSSRAFDLSEESQNLLTSMAEKLRASEGLPEIPPDGTE, from the coding sequence ATGGCTGATTTCGCGGCGCGGCTGAACAAGCTGTTCGAAACCGTGCATCCCCCCGGGCGCAAGCCGCATACCAATGCAGAGGTGGCGGCTGCGCTTACGGCCTCAGGCCATCCGATCTCGAAACCGTATCTCTCGCAGCTGCGGTCGGGACAGCGCACGAATCCGTCGGACGAGACGGTGGCTGCGCTGGCAAAGTTCTTCAAGGTCAAGCCGGACTACTTCTTCAACGACATCTACGCGGCGAAGATCGATCATGATCTCGAGCTGCTGTCCCAGCTGCAGGGCTACGGACTTCGTCGGCTGTCGAGTAGAGCGTTCGACCTCTCCGAAGAATCTCAGAACCTCCTCACCTCCATGGCGGAGAAGCTTCGGGCCAGTGAAGGCTTGCCCGAAATTCCTCCGGACGGCACGGAATAG
- a CDS encoding SDR family oxidoreductase translates to MEVNLSGSVVLVTGGVRGVGAGISRVFLDAGATVVACARRPADTPVQSNGREIDFLPCDVRDPESVRGLVEEIVRKYGRLDTVVNNAGGAPFALAADASANFHSKIVQLNLLAPLLVSQVANEVMQQQESGGSIVMISSVSGHRPSPGTAAYGAAKAGVDSLVSSLAVEWAPKVRINSVICGMVETESSHLHYGDDDGIAAVASTVPLQRMAAPEDIGRTAAFLASPLAAYISGGALVVHGGGEKPAFLEASTADVPAVSGH, encoded by the coding sequence ATCGAAGTGAACCTCTCCGGTTCGGTGGTCCTGGTGACCGGTGGCGTGCGGGGAGTCGGCGCGGGAATCTCCCGGGTTTTCCTGGACGCCGGAGCGACCGTGGTGGCGTGTGCGCGCCGCCCCGCGGACACCCCCGTGCAGAGCAATGGACGGGAGATCGACTTCCTGCCGTGCGATGTGCGCGATCCGGAATCGGTGCGCGGGCTCGTCGAGGAGATCGTGCGCAAGTACGGGCGGCTCGACACCGTGGTGAACAATGCCGGTGGCGCGCCCTTCGCGCTGGCGGCCGACGCCTCCGCGAATTTTCACTCCAAGATCGTGCAGTTGAACCTGCTTGCGCCGCTGCTGGTTTCGCAGGTCGCCAATGAGGTCATGCAGCAGCAGGAGTCCGGCGGCTCGATCGTGATGATCTCCAGCGTCTCCGGGCACCGGCCCTCGCCGGGCACCGCCGCCTACGGTGCGGCCAAAGCCGGTGTGGACAGCCTGGTTTCGTCGCTCGCCGTCGAATGGGCCCCGAAAGTCCGCATCAACTCGGTCATCTGCGGCATGGTCGAGACCGAGAGCTCGCACCTGCACTACGGCGACGACGACGGCATCGCCGCGGTGGCGAGCACGGTTCCCCTGCAGCGCATGGCCGCCCCCGAGGACATCGGCCGCACCGCCGCCTTCCTCGCCTCCCCGCTGGCCGCCTATATCTCCGGCGGCGCGCTCGTGGTGCACGGCGGCGGCGAGAAGCCCGCCTTCCTCGAAGCCTCGACCGCGGACGTCCCCGCGGTCTCCGGCCACTGA
- a CDS encoding SDR family oxidoreductase — MRSVLVTGAARGIGKAISLRLAQDGWQVYAGVRKLSDGDDLVQQDSRITPVLLDVTDAEHIAALDAVLPADLYAVVNNAGIVEDGPVELLEIDALRTQFEVNVFGALAVTQAVLPRLRSTRGRAVFISSLSGRIATPGTGAYNSSKFALEGLVDALRIELRPWGIRTSLIEPGPIDTDLWTGASQMVDDTIARLTPAQRTLYGDHLNGLRTMAARVPKITAAPETVVNEVVKALTASRPKARYMVGLAGKVQLLAAGLTPTPVLDFVLGLASGVPRKK; from the coding sequence ATGAGATCAGTTTTGGTGACCGGCGCGGCCCGGGGGATCGGGAAGGCCATCAGCCTGCGGCTGGCGCAGGACGGCTGGCAGGTCTACGCCGGTGTCCGCAAGCTGTCCGATGGCGATGACCTGGTGCAACAGGATTCGCGCATTACGCCGGTGCTGCTCGATGTCACTGACGCCGAGCACATCGCCGCCCTCGACGCCGTGCTGCCCGCGGACCTGTACGCCGTGGTCAACAATGCCGGCATTGTCGAGGACGGCCCGGTGGAGCTGCTCGAAATCGACGCGCTGCGAACCCAGTTCGAGGTGAACGTCTTCGGTGCGCTGGCCGTCACCCAGGCGGTACTGCCCCGTCTGCGCAGCACGCGCGGCCGGGCCGTGTTCATCTCCTCGCTCAGCGGCCGCATCGCCACGCCGGGCACCGGCGCGTACAACTCCTCCAAGTTCGCCCTGGAGGGTCTGGTCGATGCCCTGCGAATCGAGTTGCGGCCCTGGGGAATCCGCACTTCGCTGATCGAACCGGGCCCGATCGACACCGATCTGTGGACCGGTGCGTCGCAGATGGTGGACGACACCATCGCCCGGCTCACTCCGGCACAGCGCACGCTCTACGGCGATCATCTGAACGGCCTGCGCACCATGGCCGCACGGGTTCCCAAGATCACCGCGGCCCCCGAGACCGTGGTGAACGAGGTCGTGAAGGCGCTCACCGCGAGCCGTCCCAAGGCGCGCTACATGGTCGGCCTCGCGGGCAAGGTACAGCTGCTGGCCGCCGGTCTCACCCCGACGCCGGTGCTGGACTTCGTCCTCGGCCTGGCTTCCGGCGTCCCGCGCAAGAAGTAG
- a CDS encoding cytochrome P450 → MVDTHARPNVPDGFDVTDPDLWAQRVPVDEFTELRKAAPIWWNPKSPEVGGFQDDGFWVVSKHADVKEVSRRSDVFSTYENTAIPRFNDDITREQIEMQRFVLLNKDAPEHTKLRKIISKGFTPRVINGMRAELQARAEKIVKAAVESGSGDFVEQVAAELPLQAIADLIGVPQEDRMKLFRWSNEMTSYDDPDSDVDPMVASTEILGYSWQMAEARKACPANDIVTELVQAEIDGEALSSEEFGFFVMMLAVAGNETTRNATTHGMLAFMENPDQWELFKKERPKTAADEIIRWATPVSMFQRTALEDTELSGVQIKKGQRVILLYRSANFDEEVFENPFTFDITRQDNPHLSFGGTGAHFCIGANLARLEVDLIFNAIADHMPDISALGDPKRLRSGWLNGVKELQVDYKGGCPVKH, encoded by the coding sequence GTGGTGGATACGCATGCCCGGCCGAACGTGCCGGACGGATTCGACGTCACGGACCCCGACCTTTGGGCGCAGCGCGTCCCCGTCGATGAATTCACCGAACTCCGCAAGGCCGCCCCGATCTGGTGGAATCCCAAGTCGCCCGAGGTCGGCGGCTTCCAGGACGACGGCTTCTGGGTGGTCAGCAAGCATGCCGACGTGAAGGAGGTGTCGCGCCGCAGCGACGTCTTCTCCACCTACGAGAACACCGCCATCCCGCGATTCAACGACGACATCACCCGCGAGCAGATCGAGATGCAGCGCTTCGTGCTGCTGAACAAGGACGCTCCGGAGCACACCAAGCTGCGCAAGATCATCTCCAAGGGCTTCACCCCGCGCGTCATCAACGGCATGCGCGCCGAACTGCAGGCCCGCGCCGAGAAGATCGTGAAGGCCGCCGTCGAATCCGGTTCGGGGGACTTCGTCGAGCAGGTCGCCGCCGAACTCCCGCTGCAGGCCATCGCCGATCTCATCGGTGTGCCGCAGGAGGACCGGATGAAGCTGTTCCGCTGGTCCAACGAGATGACCAGCTATGACGATCCGGACTCCGATGTCGATCCGATGGTCGCCTCCACCGAGATCCTCGGCTACTCCTGGCAGATGGCCGAGGCCCGCAAGGCGTGCCCCGCCAATGACATCGTCACCGAGCTGGTGCAGGCCGAAATCGACGGCGAGGCACTGTCTTCCGAGGAATTCGGCTTCTTCGTCATGATGCTGGCCGTGGCCGGCAACGAGACCACCCGCAATGCCACCACGCACGGGATGCTCGCGTTCATGGAGAACCCGGACCAGTGGGAGCTGTTCAAGAAGGAGCGGCCCAAGACCGCGGCCGACGAGATCATTCGCTGGGCCACCCCGGTCAGCATGTTCCAGCGCACCGCGCTCGAGGACACCGAGCTGTCGGGCGTGCAGATCAAGAAGGGCCAGCGCGTCATTCTGCTGTACCGTTCGGCCAACTTCGACGAAGAGGTCTTCGAGAACCCCTTCACGTTCGACATCACGCGCCAGGACAACCCGCACCTGTCCTTCGGCGGGACCGGCGCGCACTTCTGCATCGGCGCGAATCTCGCTCGGCTGGAAGTGGATCTGATCTTCAACGCCATTGCCGACCACATGCCCGACATCAGCGCGCTCGGTGACCCCAAGCGACTGCGTTCGGGCTGGTTGAACGGGGTGAAGGAGCTTCAGGTCGACTACAAGGGCGGGTGCCCCGTAAAGCACTGA
- a CDS encoding nuclear transport factor 2 family protein, whose amino-acid sequence MTTTTEHPARVAGYASQAAVRAKDKAAWVALFAADGIVEDPVGPSFFDPDGKGHRGPEAIAAFWDKAIAPTENIEFLFDDSFACGSEVAFTGRIRTTMGGHIVDAEGVFTYKVAEDGKILALRAFWETERAMATLKPL is encoded by the coding sequence GTGACCACCACGACCGAGCACCCCGCCCGGGTAGCCGGGTACGCCTCGCAGGCGGCCGTGCGTGCCAAGGACAAGGCCGCGTGGGTAGCATTGTTCGCCGCCGACGGCATTGTCGAAGACCCGGTCGGGCCGTCGTTCTTCGACCCGGACGGCAAGGGCCATCGCGGGCCGGAAGCCATTGCGGCGTTCTGGGACAAGGCGATTGCCCCGACCGAGAACATCGAGTTCCTCTTCGACGACTCCTTCGCCTGCGGTAGCGAGGTGGCCTTCACCGGCCGCATCCGCACCACCATGGGCGGCCACATCGTCGACGCCGAAGGCGTCTTCACCTACAAGGTGGCCGAGGACGGGAAGATTCTCGCCCTGCGCGCGTTCTGGGAGACGGAACGCGCGATGGCGACATTGAAACCTCTCTGA
- a CDS encoding NAD(P)H-dependent flavin oxidoreductase, whose translation MSARLRTPLTELVGIEHPIVQTGMGWVAGPSLVAGTANAGGLGILASATMTMPELEEAIAKTKAKTDKPFGVNIRADAADAVDRCELMIREGVKVASFALAPKKELIARLKDNGVVVVPSIGAAKHAVKVASWGADAVIVQGGEGGGHTGSVATTLLLPSVLDAVDIPVVAGGGFFDGRGLAAALSYGAAGVAMGTRFLLTQDSSVPDSVKQEYLARGLQDTTVSTKVDGMPHRVLNTELVNKLEHSGSYRGFLAAAANAVKFKHMTGMKWSALVKDGLAMRKHKDLTWSQVIMAANTPMLLKAGLVEGNTQAGVLASGQVAGIIEDLPTCQELIDRIIEEAVERIDGLAKYRVTEAESTSA comes from the coding sequence ATGAGCGCGCGGCTGCGGACTCCGCTGACCGAACTGGTCGGCATCGAGCATCCGATCGTGCAGACCGGAATGGGCTGGGTCGCCGGGCCCAGTCTGGTCGCGGGCACCGCCAATGCGGGCGGCCTCGGCATTCTGGCCTCAGCCACCATGACCATGCCGGAACTCGAAGAAGCCATCGCCAAGACGAAGGCCAAGACCGACAAGCCGTTCGGCGTGAACATTCGCGCCGATGCGGCGGACGCCGTCGACCGATGCGAGCTGATGATCCGCGAAGGCGTGAAGGTCGCCTCCTTCGCGCTCGCGCCCAAGAAGGAACTCATCGCGCGGCTCAAGGACAACGGCGTGGTGGTCGTGCCGTCCATCGGCGCGGCCAAGCACGCGGTGAAGGTCGCCTCATGGGGCGCGGATGCGGTGATCGTGCAGGGCGGCGAGGGCGGCGGGCACACCGGTTCCGTCGCGACGACGCTGCTGCTGCCCTCGGTGCTCGACGCCGTGGATATTCCGGTGGTCGCCGGCGGCGGGTTCTTCGACGGCCGTGGGCTGGCGGCGGCGCTGTCCTACGGCGCGGCCGGTGTCGCAATGGGCACCCGCTTCCTGCTCACCCAGGACAGCAGTGTGCCGGATTCGGTGAAGCAGGAATACCTCGCGCGCGGGCTCCAGGACACCACGGTCTCCACCAAGGTGGATGGCATGCCGCATCGCGTGCTGAACACCGAACTGGTCAACAAACTTGAACATTCGGGCAGCTACCGCGGGTTCTTGGCGGCGGCCGCGAATGCCGTCAAGTTCAAGCACATGACCGGCATGAAGTGGTCGGCGCTCGTCAAGGACGGCCTCGCCATGCGCAAGCACAAGGACCTCACCTGGTCCCAGGTGATCATGGCCGCCAACACCCCGATGCTGCTGAAAGCCGGTCTGGTGGAAGGCAATACGCAGGCGGGTGTGCTCGCCTCCGGTCAGGTGGCGGGCATCATCGAGGATCTGCCGACCTGCCAGGAGCTCATCGACCGGATCATCGAGGAAGCCGTCGAACGCATCGACGGTCTCGCGAAATACCGCGTGACAGAGGCGGAGTCCACCTCGGCCTGA
- a CDS encoding steroid 3-ketoacyl-CoA thiolase: MGTPVIVEAARTPIGKRNGWLAGLHAAELLGAAQKGVLERAELDPALVEQVIGGCVMQVGEQSNNVTRTAWLHAGLPWQTGAVTIDNQCGSAQQAAGLVAGLISTGAIEVGLACGIESMSHVPLGANVGTHAGPRRPASWNIDMPDQFGAAERIAKRRGITRDDVEELGVRSQRLAAQAWAEGRFDREVLTIAGAPQVNKEGELTGETMDVSRDQGLRETTREGLAKLKPVAEGGIHTAGTSSQVSDGAAAVLLMDEKAAQREGLRPRARIVAQCLVGGEPEFHLDGPVQACERLLERTGMSMNDIDLFEINEAFASVVLSWASVHKPDFDRVNVNGGAIALGHPVGSTGSRLITTALHELERSDKSTAMILMCCGGALATGTIIERL, translated from the coding sequence ATGGGTACACCCGTAATCGTCGAGGCCGCGCGCACGCCGATCGGCAAGCGCAATGGCTGGCTGGCCGGACTGCATGCGGCGGAGCTGCTCGGCGCCGCACAGAAGGGCGTGCTCGAGCGCGCCGAGCTCGACCCCGCTCTCGTCGAGCAGGTCATCGGCGGCTGCGTCATGCAGGTCGGCGAGCAGTCGAACAATGTCACCCGCACCGCCTGGCTGCACGCGGGCCTGCCGTGGCAGACCGGCGCCGTCACCATCGACAACCAGTGCGGTTCCGCGCAGCAGGCCGCCGGCCTGGTGGCCGGGCTCATCTCCACGGGCGCGATCGAGGTGGGCCTCGCCTGCGGCATCGAGTCCATGAGCCATGTTCCGTTGGGCGCCAATGTCGGAACGCACGCCGGTCCGCGCCGCCCGGCGTCGTGGAATATCGACATGCCCGACCAGTTCGGGGCCGCGGAGCGAATTGCCAAGCGGCGCGGCATTACTCGCGACGATGTCGAGGAACTGGGCGTGCGTTCCCAGCGGCTGGCCGCGCAGGCGTGGGCCGAGGGCCGTTTCGATCGCGAGGTGCTCACCATCGCCGGTGCGCCGCAGGTGAACAAGGAGGGCGAACTCACCGGCGAGACCATGGACGTCAGCCGCGACCAGGGTCTGCGCGAGACCACCCGGGAGGGCCTGGCCAAGCTGAAGCCGGTGGCGGAAGGCGGAATTCACACCGCCGGCACTTCGTCGCAGGTGTCCGACGGCGCGGCCGCGGTGCTGCTGATGGACGAAAAGGCCGCGCAGCGAGAGGGTTTGCGCCCGCGCGCCCGCATCGTGGCGCAGTGCCTGGTCGGCGGTGAGCCCGAATTCCATTTGGACGGACCGGTACAGGCGTGCGAGCGCTTGCTCGAGCGGACCGGCATGAGCATGAACGACATCGATCTGTTCGAGATCAACGAGGCGTTCGCATCGGTCGTGCTGAGTTGGGCCAGCGTGCACAAGCCGGACTTCGATCGCGTGAATGTGAACGGCGGCGCGATCGCACTCGGACATCCGGTCGGCAGCACCGGATCCCGGTTGATCACAACGGCTTTGCACGAACTCGAGCGGTCCGACAAGAGCACCGCCATGATCCTCATGTGCTGCGGTGGCGCACTCGCCACGGGGACGATCATCGAGAGGTTGTAG
- a CDS encoding CoA transferase subunit A: MRDKRMQLDDVVGELRSGMTIGIGGWGSRRKPLAFVRALLRSDIKDLTVVTYGGPDLGLLCSAGKVRKAYYGFVSLDSAPFYDPWFAKARTEGAITVREMDEGMVKCGLQAAAARLPFLPIRAGLGSAVIDFWDGELKTVESPYPTDGKTETLVAMPALNLDAAFVHLDLGDKHGNAAYTGVDPYFDDLYLLAAERRYLSVDRLVETDELVKAVPQQAIILNRMMVDGVVEAPGGAHFTFSGSYGRDEKFQRHYVEAAKTPESWAEFKARYLDVSEAEYQAAVKAFAEEQK, translated from the coding sequence ATGCGCGACAAGCGAATGCAGCTCGACGATGTCGTCGGCGAACTGCGCAGCGGAATGACCATCGGCATCGGCGGCTGGGGTTCGCGGCGCAAGCCGCTCGCCTTCGTGCGGGCGCTGTTGCGGTCGGACATCAAGGATTTGACGGTCGTCACCTACGGCGGACCGGACCTGGGCCTGCTGTGCTCGGCGGGCAAGGTGCGAAAGGCGTACTACGGCTTCGTATCCCTGGACTCGGCGCCGTTCTACGACCCGTGGTTCGCCAAGGCGCGCACCGAGGGCGCGATCACCGTGCGCGAGATGGACGAGGGCATGGTGAAGTGCGGTCTCCAGGCCGCCGCCGCACGCCTGCCGTTCCTGCCCATCCGCGCCGGATTGGGTTCCGCCGTCATCGATTTCTGGGACGGCGAGCTGAAGACGGTCGAGTCCCCGTACCCGACCGACGGCAAGACCGAGACTCTGGTCGCCATGCCCGCGCTGAACCTGGACGCCGCCTTCGTGCACCTGGATCTGGGTGACAAGCACGGCAATGCCGCCTACACCGGCGTCGACCCCTACTTCGACGACCTGTACCTGCTGGCGGCCGAGCGCCGCTACCTGTCGGTGGACCGGCTCGTCGAGACCGACGAACTGGTGAAAGCCGTTCCGCAGCAGGCGATCATCCTCAATCGCATGATGGTCGACGGTGTGGTCGAAGCCCCCGGCGGCGCGCACTTCACCTTCTCCGGCAGCTACGGGCGCGACGAGAAGTTCCAGCGCCACTACGTGGAGGCCGCCAAGACTCCGGAGTCGTGGGCCGAATTCAAGGCGCGCTACCTGGACGTCTCGGAAGCCGAATACCAGGCCGCCGTCAAGGCTTTCGCCGAGGAGCAGAAGTAA
- a CDS encoding enoyl-CoA hydratase family protein, whose product MGINRHTETEGVEVVTVDYPPVNALPSDGWFALADAIREAGRNPETRVVVLRAEGRGFNAGVDIKEMNNDTGHTKLIRANHGCFEAFAAVYDCQVPVVTAVNGFCLGGGIGLVGNSDVIVASDDATFGLPEVDRGALGAATHLARLVPQHLMRTMFYTAGTLTAQQLHHYGSVFKVVPRAELDAAAMEVAKNIANKDGRVIRAAKRALNGIDVQDVHRSYRYEQGFTMELNLAGVADEIRARFDDDIAAQKKAR is encoded by the coding sequence ATGGGGATCAACCGTCACACCGAAACCGAGGGCGTCGAAGTCGTCACTGTCGACTATCCGCCGGTCAACGCACTGCCTTCGGACGGCTGGTTCGCCCTGGCCGACGCCATCCGCGAAGCCGGCCGCAACCCGGAGACCCGGGTCGTCGTGCTGCGCGCGGAAGGCCGCGGCTTCAATGCCGGCGTCGACATCAAAGAGATGAACAACGACACCGGGCACACCAAGCTGATCCGCGCCAACCACGGCTGCTTCGAGGCGTTCGCCGCCGTCTACGACTGCCAGGTCCCCGTCGTCACCGCCGTCAACGGCTTCTGCCTCGGCGGCGGCATCGGCCTGGTGGGTAATTCGGACGTGATCGTGGCCTCGGATGACGCCACCTTCGGACTGCCCGAGGTCGATCGCGGAGCGCTCGGCGCGGCCACCCATCTGGCGCGACTGGTCCCCCAGCACCTGATGCGCACCATGTTCTACACCGCGGGCACCCTCACCGCACAGCAGCTGCACCACTACGGCTCGGTGTTCAAAGTGGTGCCGCGCGCCGAACTCGACGCCGCCGCAATGGAAGTCGCCAAGAACATCGCCAACAAGGACGGCCGCGTCATCCGTGCCGCCAAGCGGGCGCTCAATGGCATCGACGTGCAGGACGTGCACCGGTCCTACCGCTACGAGCAGGGCTTCACCATGGAGCTCAACCTCGCCGGTGTCGCCGACGAGATCCGGGCGCGCTTCGACGACGATATCGCCGCCCAGAAAAAAGCACGGTAG
- a CDS encoding ImmA/IrrE family metallo-endopeptidase, translating to MTESKAHSIGSYRRVAAAVDAVCAVAADFDATTLDEVVLAISAERRRPIEIASAQLGPGVCGQRRSYPDRDVIVLASSLPSRDHTLAHELGHIVFDHPGEAATEVVLEASDDLIAYMLSQRAHQKVVELGEDEQCEWEAETFASMLMTRLRVFNSRGAGVSVLRFDEALG from the coding sequence ATGACCGAGAGCAAGGCGCATAGCATCGGGTCCTACCGTCGCGTGGCGGCGGCGGTGGACGCCGTGTGCGCGGTGGCGGCCGACTTCGACGCCACCACCCTGGACGAGGTGGTGCTCGCCATTTCCGCCGAGCGCCGCCGGCCCATCGAGATCGCCAGTGCCCAACTGGGTCCCGGCGTCTGCGGTCAGCGCCGCAGCTATCCGGACCGGGATGTGATCGTGCTGGCGTCCTCGCTGCCCAGCCGCGATCACACGCTCGCGCACGAGCTCGGCCACATCGTCTTCGACCATCCGGGCGAGGCGGCGACCGAGGTGGTGCTCGAGGCCAGCGACGATCTCATCGCGTACATGCTCAGCCAGCGTGCGCATCAGAAGGTGGTCGAGCTGGGCGAGGACGAGCAGTGCGAGTGGGAGGCCGAGACCTTCGCGAGCATGCTCATGACCCGACTGCGTGTGTTCAACAGCCGGGGCGCAGGCGTCTCGGTCCTTCGATTCGACGAGGCATTGGGATGA
- a CDS encoding SDR family oxidoreductase, whose product MTDKKICDGRVVIVTGAGRGIGRAHALAFAAAGAKVVVNDLGAELDGAPSPDSPAAQVVEEIKALGGEAVVNGDDISDWEGARRLIATAVDTFGRLDVLVNNAGIVRDRMLVNLGEDEWDAVIKVHLKGHFAPMRHAAEYWRNEAKAGRTPEARIINTSSGAGLLGSVGQGNYAAAKSGIAGLTLTAAAEFARYGITVNAIAPAARTRMTETVFADMMAAPEDGFDAMAPENVSPLVVWLGSVDSAGVTGRMFEVEGGKVTVADGWRHGVSIDGGARWEPADLGPVVRDLLAKATTPEPVYGA is encoded by the coding sequence ATGACGGACAAGAAGATCTGCGACGGCCGCGTGGTCATCGTGACCGGTGCCGGTCGTGGCATCGGTCGTGCGCACGCGCTCGCTTTCGCCGCCGCGGGCGCCAAGGTCGTGGTGAACGATCTCGGTGCCGAGCTCGACGGTGCGCCCAGCCCGGATTCCCCGGCCGCGCAGGTGGTCGAGGAGATCAAGGCGCTCGGCGGCGAGGCCGTCGTGAACGGCGACGACATCTCCGACTGGGAGGGCGCGCGCCGCCTGATCGCCACTGCCGTCGACACCTTCGGCCGCTTGGACGTGCTCGTCAACAACGCGGGCATCGTGCGCGACCGCATGCTGGTGAACCTCGGCGAGGACGAGTGGGATGCCGTCATCAAGGTGCACCTCAAGGGCCACTTCGCGCCCATGCGGCACGCCGCCGAGTACTGGCGCAACGAGGCCAAGGCGGGCCGCACCCCTGAGGCGCGCATCATCAACACCAGCTCCGGCGCGGGCCTGCTGGGCAGTGTCGGCCAGGGCAACTACGCGGCCGCCAAGTCCGGCATCGCGGGCCTGACCCTCACCGCCGCAGCCGAATTCGCGCGCTACGGCATCACCGTGAACGCCATCGCCCCGGCGGCGCGCACCCGCATGACCGAGACCGTGTTCGCCGACATGATGGCCGCGCCCGAGGACGGTTTCGACGCCATGGCCCCGGAAAACGTGTCCCCGCTGGTGGTCTGGCTGGGCAGCGTCGATTCCGCCGGCGTCACCGGCCGCATGTTCGAGGTCGAGGGCGGCAAGGTGACGGTGGCCGACGGCTGGCGGCACGGCGTCTCCATCGATGGCGGCGCGCGCTGGGAGCCGGCCGATCTCGGCCCGGTGGTGCGCGATCTGCTCGCCAAGGCAACCACTCCGGAGCCCGTCTACGGAGCCTGA
- a CDS encoding CoA-transferase subunit beta, producing MSETTTITRAEVCVVAAAEIFRGAGEIMASPMSTVTTIGARLARLTFEPDLLLSDGEALFFAEVPAIGGKAPIEGWIPFSKVFDVVASGRRHVVMGANQLDKYGNQNLSAFGPLQQPTRQMFGVRGAPGNTINHATSYFVPKHNKRVFTESIDIVSGIGYDKIDPENPAYRFHHLHRVVSNLGVFDYNGPEHTMRALSLHPGVSADEVAENTSFEIAGLAEAGETRLPTEEELNIIRNVLDPKGFREKEVTA from the coding sequence ATGAGCGAGACCACCACCATCACCCGGGCCGAGGTCTGTGTTGTCGCCGCGGCCGAAATCTTCCGGGGCGCGGGCGAAATCATGGCCAGCCCGATGTCGACCGTCACCACCATCGGGGCGCGGCTGGCCCGGCTGACCTTCGAACCGGATCTGCTGCTGTCCGACGGTGAGGCGCTGTTCTTCGCCGAGGTTCCGGCCATCGGCGGCAAGGCGCCCATCGAGGGCTGGATTCCGTTCTCCAAGGTGTTCGATGTCGTCGCCTCGGGCCGTCGGCACGTGGTCATGGGCGCGAATCAGCTCGACAAGTACGGCAATCAGAACCTCTCGGCCTTCGGTCCGCTGCAGCAGCCGACCCGCCAGATGTTCGGGGTGCGCGGCGCGCCGGGCAACACCATCAATCACGCCACCAGCTACTTCGTGCCCAAGCACAACAAGCGGGTGTTCACCGAGAGCATCGACATCGTCTCCGGAATCGGTTACGACAAGATCGATCCCGAGAATCCGGCGTACCGGTTCCACCACCTGCACCGGGTGGTGTCGAACCTGGGCGTGTTCGATTACAACGGCCCGGAGCACACCATGCGGGCGCTGTCGCTGCACCCGGGCGTGAGCGCCGACGAGGTCGCGGAGAACACCTCGTTCGAGATCGCCGGGCTGGCGGAGGCGGGCGAAACCCGGCTGCCGACCGAGGAAGAGCTGAACATCATTCGTAATGTGCTCGACCCCAAGGGCTTCCGGGAGAAGGAAGTGACGGCATGA
- a CDS encoding nitroreductase/quinone reductase family protein: MSDSESVVPQSDNVKITSYDDPDAPWNQEFDQAQMGDWNAGVIQEFRENGGKVGGAYQDATILLLTTTGAKSGKQHVVPLGALYRDETIYVSSFIEDKYPAWWFNIKANPQVTVEIGGKTHRAVGRALEGADYDEFAAWVLANNPLLADFQSKIERPLPLVTLELGEEI; this comes from the coding sequence ATGAGTGATTCCGAATCGGTTGTGCCCCAGTCAGACAACGTGAAGATCACCTCTTATGACGATCCCGATGCGCCCTGGAACCAGGAGTTCGACCAGGCGCAGATGGGCGATTGGAACGCCGGTGTGATCCAGGAGTTCCGCGAGAACGGCGGCAAGGTCGGCGGCGCGTACCAGGACGCGACGATCCTGCTGCTCACCACCACCGGCGCGAAGAGCGGCAAGCAGCATGTGGTTCCGCTGGGTGCGCTGTACCGGGACGAGACGATCTACGTCTCCTCCTTCATCGAGGACAAGTACCCGGCCTGGTGGTTCAACATCAAGGCCAACCCACAGGTCACGGTGGAGATCGGCGGCAAGACGCACCGGGCCGTCGGCCGCGCGCTGGAGGGCGCGGACTACGACGAGTTCGCGGCCTGGGTGCTCGCCAACAATCCGCTGCTGGCCGATTTCCAGTCCAAGATCGAACGCCCGCTACCCCTGGTCACCCTGGAGCTCGGCGAAGAAATCTGA